The region CGCTGGCCTACCGCGACGACGACACCGACGGCCCGGCGCCGCAGAGGGCCCCGAGTACAACGGGTGGCACCGGTGAGTGACATCCGCCGCCCCCGCGCGGCCACCCCCCGTCCGGCGCGCACGCGCCGACCCGCTCCCCCACTGCCGCCGAGAGAGCCGCCGCGGCCGACACCGCCCCGGCGCGCGGAGCTCTCCGACGCCGCGGTCGTCTCCCGCTCATGGGGCATGGCGGTGGCCACCCTGGTCAGCCGGCTGACCGGATTCGCCCGCATCGTGCTGCTGGCCGCGATCCTGGGTGCCGCGCTGTCGAGCGCGTTCACCGTCGCCAACCAGCTGCCGAACATGATCGCCGCACTGGTCCTCGAGGCGACGTTCACCGCGATCTTCGTCCCGGTGCTCGCGCGCGCCGAACGCGACGACTCCGACGGCGGAACGGCATTCGTGCGCCGGCTGCTCACGCTGGCCACCACGCTGCTGCTGGTGGTGACCCTCGTCTCGACGCTGGCATCGCCGGTGCTGGTCGACCTGATGCTCGGTTCCGACCCGCAGGTCAACCGGCCGCTGACCACCGCCTTCGCGTATCTGCTTCTGCCGCAAATCATCTTCTACGGTCTGTCGTCGGTGTTCATGGCGATCCTCAACACCCGCAACGTCTTCGGTCCGCCGGCGTGGGCGCCGGTCGTCAACAACGTCGTCGCGATTCTCACCCTCGGGCTGTATCTCCTTGTGCCCGGCAAGCTCTCGATCGACCCGGTGCAGATGGGCAACGCCAAACTGTTGGTGCTCGGGATCGGCACCACGCTGGGTGTGGTGGCGCAGACCGCCGTTCTGTTCATCGCGATCCGCGCGCAACGCGTCAGCCTGCGCCCGCTGTGGGGCATCGACGACCGGCTCAAGAAGTTCGGGATGATGGCGCTGGCGATGGTGCTCTACGTGCTCATCAGCCAGATCGGGCTGGTCGTCGGCAACCAGATCGCCAGTAGCGCCGCCGCTTCCGGTCCCGCGATCTACAACTACACGTGGCTGGTGCTGCAGCTGCCGTTCGGCATCATCGGCGTCACGGTGCTGACGGTCGTGATGCCGCGGCTGTCCCGCAACGCCGCCGCCGCCGACGGTCCCGCGGTGCTGGCCGACCTGTCGCTGGCGACCCGGCTGACGATGGTGACGCTGATCCCCATCGTCGCGATGATGACCGTCGGCGGGCCCGCGATCGGCAGCGCACTGTTCGCCTACGGCAACTTCGGCTCCGTCGACGCCGGCTACCTCGGCATGGCGATCACGCTGTCTTCCTTCACCCTGATTCCGTACGCCCTGGTGCTGCTGCAGCTGCGTGTGTTCTATGCGCGCGAGGAGCCGTGGACTCCGATCCTGCTCATCGTCGTCATCACCGCGGTCAAGATCGCCGCGTCGATCGCGGCGCCCCACCTGACCGACGATCCCGAGCTGGTGGCCGGGTATCTGGGACTCGCCAACGGGCTGGGGTTCCTGGCCGGGGCGACCGTCGGGTACGTGCTGCTGCGCGCGCGCCTGGACCCGCCCGGCGGTCGACTGCTCAGCCTCGACGTCGTGCGCACCATCCTGGTGACCATCGCGGCGGCGCTGGGCGCCGGTCTGACCGGCCACCTGATCGACCGACTGCTCGGCCTGGAAAAACTCACCACCTGGTGGGGCGCGGGCGGGTCTTTGCTGCGGCTGGCCGTCCTCGGCCTGGTGATGGGGGCGATCATCGTGGCGGTGCTGGTGGCCGCACGGGTGCCGGACGCCGCGGCGGCAGTGGCGGCCGTGCGCCGCCGTCTCGGGAAACCCGACGTCGCCGGGGCTTCCGTCCCGCGACGTGGGCGCCGACCCCTCACGTACCCTGATCTCACGTCGCCTCGGCGAGGCGGGCGTCAGTTTTCCCCGTCGGCACAGCGGGAACCTTCGGGACTGATGGCCGACAACTGGAGAGTTAAAGGAGCTGCCGTGAGCGACACACCCGCCGGCGGTTCCCCATCGAGTGCCGATGCCGGGGCCACCACGCGGATCAACCGCCCCTCGGTGTCTGATTCGACGGCTCGGCCGTCGGCAGACGACTTCCAGCCCGACGTCCCCGACGTCCAGCCCGACGCTCCCGGTTCCGGCGACGCCGGGGCGCACGCTCGCCCCGGCGACCAGGCCACCGAGACGCTGTCCGCCGGTAAGCCCCCCCAGCCGCGGTCGGACTACAGCGGTGACCCGACCCGCGAGACCATGCCCTTCGACCCGCCCCGGCAACCACCGCTGGAAGCGGCAGGCGCCGCGACCGCGGCAGCCGAAGAGGTGCACCTCATCCCCGGCGCCACCATCTCCGGCGGTCGTTACCGGCTGCTGCTGTTCCACGGCGGCCCGACGCATCTGCAGTTCTGGCAGGCTCTCGACACGGCGCTGGACCGCCAGGTCGCACTCACGTTCGTCGGGCCCGACGGCACGCTGCCCGAACGGCAGGTGCAGGAGATCCTGGACCGCACCCAGCGGCTGTCGCGCATCGACATGCCCGGCGTGGCCCGGGTCCTCGACGTCGCGGTGACGGGCAAGGGCGGACTCGTCGTCTCGGAGTGGATCCGCGGCGGCTCCCTGACGGAGGTCGCCGAGACCTCGCCGTCCCCGATCGGCGGTGCTCGCGCGATCCAGTCGCTCGCGGCGGCGGCCGAGGCCGCGCACCGCAACGGTGTCGCGTTGTCGGTGGACCACCCCAGCCGCATCCGGGTCAGCATCGAGGGCGACGTCGCGTTGGCCTTCCCGGCGACCCTGCCCGAAGCGACTCCCGACGACGACATCCGCGGAATCGGTGCGGCGCTGT is a window of Mycolicibacterium chubuense NBB4 DNA encoding:
- the murJ gene encoding murein biosynthesis integral membrane protein MurJ, with product MSDIRRPRAATPRPARTRRPAPPLPPREPPRPTPPRRAELSDAAVVSRSWGMAVATLVSRLTGFARIVLLAAILGAALSSAFTVANQLPNMIAALVLEATFTAIFVPVLARAERDDSDGGTAFVRRLLTLATTLLLVVTLVSTLASPVLVDLMLGSDPQVNRPLTTAFAYLLLPQIIFYGLSSVFMAILNTRNVFGPPAWAPVVNNVVAILTLGLYLLVPGKLSIDPVQMGNAKLLVLGIGTTLGVVAQTAVLFIAIRAQRVSLRPLWGIDDRLKKFGMMALAMVLYVLISQIGLVVGNQIASSAAASGPAIYNYTWLVLQLPFGIIGVTVLTVVMPRLSRNAAAADGPAVLADLSLATRLTMVTLIPIVAMMTVGGPAIGSALFAYGNFGSVDAGYLGMAITLSSFTLIPYALVLLQLRVFYAREEPWTPILLIVVITAVKIAASIAAPHLTDDPELVAGYLGLANGLGFLAGATVGYVLLRARLDPPGGRLLSLDVVRTILVTIAAALGAGLTGHLIDRLLGLEKLTTWWGAGGSLLRLAVLGLVMGAIIVAVLVAARVPDAAAAVAAVRRRLGKPDVAGASVPRRGRRPLTYPDLTSPRRGGRQFSPSAQREPSGLMADNWRVKGAAVSDTPAGGSPSSADAGATTRINRPSVSDSTARPSADDFQPDVPDVQPDAPGSGDAGAHARPGDQATETLSAGKPPQPRSDYSGDPTRETMPFDPPRQPPLEAAGAATAAAEEVHLIPGATISGGRYRLLLFHGGPTHLQFWQALDTALDRQVALTFVGPDGTLPERQVQEILDRTQRLSRIDMPGVARVLDVAVTGKGGLVVSEWIRGGSLTEVAETSPSPIGGARAIQSLAAAAEAAHRNGVALSVDHPSRIRVSIEGDVALAFPATLPEATPDDDIRGIGAALYALLINRWPLPETGEPSGLAAADRDAAGQPVEPRSVDRDIPFQISAAAARAVQENGGIRSAPTLLNLLQQATAIADRTDHIAPVQEAAPPPRESAWRTLTDPDADQRRRKGLIVGLSVAAVIIIIAVVLLATVLSRIFGDVGSGLGGDELGLNAPSSSSSEQSPPSDNGSTIKPVRATVFSPGGGADSPGQAGLAIDGNPATVWPTDTYSDSVPFPNFKSGVGLMLELSQPAKIGSVTINVDSTGTAVQIRSATTASPSSLDDTTALTQPQQLKPGSNTIQVDNAEPTSNVLVWISTLGQVNGQSRTDVAEITLKAAS